The window ATCACATATTGCTCTGCTCACCGGGCCAGAGAAATTCCGGGGACGCGAGAAACGAACTGCTTGATCTGTACCACCAGCGGAAGATCGACGGTATCGTAACACTGGATGACACCAGCTACCGGAACAGAGACTGGGCCCACAAAGTAAAGGAAGCTGGTGTGCCCTATGTCTCTGTGGAAGGGTATGACGGAACGGAAGGAATCTATTCCATTCTGGCCGATTATCGGGGCAGTGTGGGGATGGCGCTTGACTACATGCTTCCGGGAGATTCTGCCGGGACAAACGCTCCAGTGTATGCCGAGGTCTTCCATAGCTCCGCTGGCAGCCGTGTCATTTGGGCAGAGAAGAACCGGAGGGATGCCTATACAGACTGGTGTAACCTGCATGGGATGAAGCCGTCGGTCTCCCGTCATGAGGAGAGAGAGGGACAGGTGGAGTGGCAGGAATGGCTGTCGCAGTTAGGCGAGGGCGGCGGAGAGCTGCCTCCAGTGCTGGTGAACTGGTCCAGTGCTGTTCCCGACTTGTACCGGGCCGCTCACCGCCTAGACCTGCGGATCGGTAAGGATCTGCGGATCATGGCTGCGGACAATACGATCCAAGGCCACAGGCTTAGCCTGCCATCCTTGAGCTGTGTAGAGATCCCTTATGTCGGCATGGGGCAAGAAGCGGTCCGCTGTGTACTGAAGCAGATCGGGCAAGGACCGGGAACGCCGGGTAAGCTATGGCTGCCGGCGCTTCTAAGACCGGGAGAAAGTGCGTAACGTCTTTTTCCCCGGCTTATAACACGTGTTATGAATAGGAGGATAAAGTTATGTTCTGGACAGAAGAAAAACTGGCTGCACGCATTGCAGAACTAGCGGAGTACCGGTACCGCGAAACTTTCCAGTTGGAGGACTGGCTGGCCGCTGAGGATAAGGATGGGGTTAACGGCATGTATCCGCCGGTGTTGGCAGACGGGAAGACGATGCGGCTTGGAGCGTATTGGAGCGGGCGGGATGTATATCTGTGGCTGCATAAGTCAGTAAAGATCCCAGCAGAATGGCAGGGCAGACGTATTGCCGGGCGGTTTGACTTCGGCAGAACCGGAGGCGGCAACAACAGCGGCTTCGAAGCCCTGCTGTTTGTGGACGGTCAGCCTTACCAGGGGGTGGATTCCAATCACCAGGAGGTTTTTCTTGAGACAGATGCCGCCGGACGTACGCTCGATTTCACCTTCCGGCTGTGGTCCGGGCTTGAAGGCGGGGGAAAGCCGGTTCTCCAGGAACACCGGATTAAGCAGGCAGAGCTGGCTTATCTGGATGAAGCAGCAGACAATTTATATTATACAGGCCGGGCCGCGCTTGGGGTCTGTAAGCAGCTTACAGAGAGCCAGCCGGAGAAGCAGGAGCTGCTGATGGCACTGGGCCGTGCATTTAACCTGCTGGATTGGTCGAAGCCCGGCAGTGAAGTCTTTTATTCCTCTGTTACCGATGCAGATGACCTGCTGGCGGCACAGCTGGCTGGAATGAGGCGGGAGCATCCGGTTACGGTAACGGCTATCGGACATACCCATATTGATGTCGCTTGGCTGTGGCGGCTGACGCATACACGGGAAAAAGCAGCCCGCTCGTTCTCCACCGTGCTTCGGCTGATGAAGCAGTTTCCGGAATATATTTTTCTGCAGACCCAGCCGCAGCTGTATGAATACATTAAACGTGATTATCCCGAATTGTATACACAGATCGCCGAACGGGTGGAAGAAGGACGCTGGGAAGCCGGGGGCGCGATGTGGCTGGAGGCTGACTGCAATCTGACCAGCGGGGAATCACTTGTACGCCAGATTCTGTACGGAACGAAGTTCTTCCGGGAAGAGTTCGGAGCCGAATGCAAGTACCTCTGGCTGCCGGATGTTTTTGGCTACAGCTGGGCACTGCCGCAGATCCTGCGCAAATCCGGCATTGATACCTTCATGACGACAAAGATCAGCTGGAATCAGTATAACCGCATGCCGCACGATACCTTCACTTGGAGAGGGATTGACGGCAGTGAAGTGCTGACCCATTTCATTACCACGCCTGAAGGGCCGGATTCCAGTGCCTGGTATTATACCTACAACGGCTTGATTGAGCCATTTTCTGTACAGGGAATCTGGGATCAGTACAGGGATAAGAACCTGAACCGCGAGCTGCTGCTGTCCTACGGGTACGGTGACGGCGGCGGAGGTGTGAACCGTGAAATGCTGGAAATGCGCCGCCGGCTGGAACGTCTCCCCGGCATCCCTACGCTTAAGACCGGCCGGGCTGATGAGTATTTCGAACGTCTAAATGAAACGGTGAAGAACACTGACCAGTATGTCCACACCTGGGATGGTGAGCTTTATCTGGAATACCACAGAGGCACATATACCAGCCAGGCATACAACAAACGGATGAACCGCAAGCTGGAGCTGCTCTACCGTGAAGCGGAATGGCTGCAGGTTATGCTGGCCGCCGAATCAGGCAGCTTCCAGCATTATCCGGCAGAGGAGCTGCTTGAGGGCTGGAAAATTATCCTGCGTAACCAGTTCCATGATATTATACCCGGCTCCTCGATCCGGGAGGTATATGAGGATTCAAGGCTGGAATATATGGAAGCCGAGAAGATAGGGACACAAGCTGCAGATGACGCCGCGGCTGCGCTCATCTCCTCATCAGGAACAGCACGGGAAACAGACTACACTGTTTTCAATGGAGCTTTCTTTAACAGGGCAGGCCTGCTCACCCTGACTTGCACAGATCCTCAGGACAGAGAGTGGAGAGCTGCGGATGGGCATGTACTGCGCTCCCAGCGCCAGAACTGTGAATGGCTGATTGAAATACCCGCGCTCCCAATGATGGGAACGGCAGTAATTACGTCCGTAGCGGCTGCCTCCGTAGAGACGGAAACTCCATTTACATGGGAGAATTCACGGCTGACGACGCCTTTCTACCTTCTGGAATGGAATTCATCGGGGCAGCTGGAACGGATTTACGACCGTGCAGCCAGCCGGGAGGTGTTAGCGGCGGGTGAATGCGGCAATGTGCTGCAGGTGTTCGAGGACAAACCCAAAATGTACGATGCCTGGGATATTGATCTGTATTATCAGGAGAAACAGCGGGAAATCACAGATTTGCTGGCTATAGAATTGACCGAAAACGGACCGCTCGCTGCGGTTCTGCAGTTGAAGTGGAAATACTTGGATTCCTGTATTATTCAAAAAGTAAAAGTGTATGCAGTTAGCCGCCGTATTGATTTCGAGACGACGGTCGACTGGCATGAACAGCATCAGCTGCTGAAAGTAGCCTTTCCGGTTGCTGTGCGGGCGACGGAAGCCACGTACGATATTCAGTTCGGCAATGTGAAACGCCCGACCCACTGGAATACAAGCTGGGATTATGCCCGCTTCGAAAGTGTAGGCCATCAATGGGCTGATTTATCCGAACGGGGCTATGGGGTGAGCCTGCTGAACGACTGCAAATACGGCTACGACATCAAGGATCATGTAATGAGGCTGTCGCTGATCAAATCTGCTACCGAGCCGGACTGGCAGGCGGATCAAGGCGAGCACCAATTCACCTATGCGCTGCTGCCGCATATAGGAGACTGGGCCGCAGGCCAGACGGCCCAGGAGGCGTGGGCACTGAATAATCCGCTTAGAGCGGTACAAGGAGCATACTCCGCAGGAGCCGGCAAATCACTGATCCGAACGGATGCCCCTGGTATCGCGATTGACGCCGTTAAGCTGGCTGAACAGGGGGACGGCTTTATCGTCCGGCTGCATGAATATACGGGCAGCCGCAGCACTGTGTTGTTGGGAAGTGATTATGCTGTGCATTCCTGGCAGCCCTGCGACTTAATGGAACGTCCGCTGGAAGAAGCGGTAGTCGGCCGGGAATTGACCCATGAATTTAAGCCTTATGAAATCAGCACCTTCCTGGTGAAGCTGATAGAATAAGCTGTTAAAGAATTAGTTCCGGATATAAAAAGAGCAGAGATCTTCCCCGTAAAGGGAGCATCTCTGCTCTATTATCATGTGCTGTTACCCCGGGAAGGCTATTCGTTCCCTTCCCATTCATGCAGCACCATGATGGCTGCGCCAGTAGCTACGGCCTCATCCGTAAGCATTCCATGCGAGAAGACCGGGCTATATTCCGGGTAATGGTAGATATTTGATTTCGCAGTCTCCAGTGCAATATTGAAGACCAGGGGATCAGCGCTCACGAGCGGACCGCCCAGAATTACGTATTCAGGATGGAAGGTATTGATCAAATTGGCTAGTCCAATCCCCAGATAGCGGGCCGTTTCAGTAAATTGCTCTTTAACGAGAAGATCACCGCGCGAAAGGGCGTCAACCAGAGTTGCAAAATTAACACGGTCAGGTGAAAAGGGAGACAGCAGGCTGCTGCGCCCGGCCTTAAGCTGGGCACGAACACGATCCACCAGGGATGGCACGGACACAAAAGCTTCCAGCGCTCCATAGTTCCCTTTACCCCGGAGTCTTGGCCCGCCGGTCTGGATGATCATCTGGCCGACCGCCCCTTCCGTATCCACCGCACCCCGGATAAGCTTGCCGCCGGACATCATAGCTGAGCGGATATTGATCCCTGCATGTACATAAAGGGCATGCTCAATATTATCATTCCGGAGCGCCCAATGTTCACCGATGAGTGCGGTATTTGCGCCGTTATCAAGTTTGGCCGGAATGCCCAGCCTTGCCGTAAGCATGTCGCAGATCGGAACGTTCTTCCAATGAGGAGAAGGGAAAAACTCTGGTTCAAGGATGACCCCTTGCTTGCGGTCCAGAGGACCAACCGCACCTATCCCTATACCGAGGACTTGATCCGCGGAGATCCCTTCCTTCGCAAGAAAGTCAGCGGCAGCAGCTTCAACATAATCAGCCAGATGCTCAGGTGTCATCTGTGCGTCCATTTCCCAGCGGATCACAGATAATGTATTAAGATGCAAATCATAGAGGCCGAGCTTAGAATAAATGCGTGATATTTCTAGTCCCAGCAGATAGCGGTATTTCGGGCGCGTCTGGAACAACACTGGCTTTCTTCCTCCGGTTGAGCTGCCGAGTCCGGAAGCGATAATCAGGCCTTGAGAAGTCATCTCTTCAAGTAAGCGTGTCATGCTGCTGCTGGCCAATGCAAAATGTTGCAGCAGATCGGCTTTGGAAACAGTCCCGAGATAGGAAATCCGGTCGTATACCTGTTTTTTTATTGAAGGCGTGGAATGAGTAATCATATGTATTTTCTCCATTTCCAAGTTAAAGAGTCGGGTTATTTTAAGTATACCGGGACATTCCCGTTATTTCCAGTTTAATATCATACGGATCTTCAAAATGGGATGCACAATCAAACAGGTCCTGCAATAGTTTCTAGCGTGAAATTTTTGACAAATGTATAAAGGAATTTGCGATAAATTGTCGAATTTTTCCGGAAGAGGGACATTGGTCATTGATTTATGAACACAACTCCCTACTTCAACAAACGCAATTGCCGTGCGCGAAAGGGAAGGCTTCTATGATCGCTTTTATCCGTAAAAGACTTATTGCCCGTATTCTCATTGTGATGACAGCGGTCATTCTGTGCATCGCAGCCGGAAACATCGCCATTCAATGGGTGAATACCGGTGCTGCAGTAAAAGGAACCATCAGCAGCTACAACATGAACATTGCCAGTCATTATGTCTCTCAGATCGATGTCGGACGCTACAGCGAATTTCTGGCTGATCCGCAGGAGACTGACCTGTACTGGTCACTCCGGAATGAACTGGATCAGTTTCGTGAATCTATCGGTGCCCGTTTTGTATATTTTGTCCGGATTGATGAAGCAGGTCAACCGCTGCTGATGATCGACGGCAGGCCGGAAGGAGATTCGTTAGCCTCACCGATCAATGAGAGTACGGATATGCCCGCTGATGCAGTAAAGGCCGTATTGGCAGGTGAGAATGCAAGCTCCCCGCTGATCAAGAATCCTGAATACGGTGATTACATCTCGGCGTTTGTCCCGATGAAGGACGCACAAGGTACGATGGTCGGGGTATTGGGAATTGATACAGATGTCGCTGTCCTCAGTACTTTGACCCGGGAAGTGCTGCTCCAAAGCCTTCCACTCTACGGGATGATCCTTACTGTTTCTATAGCTGCACTGGCAATCATGGGCTGGTTTGTCACACGGTCCCTGCGACCGCTGCGGACCATTACAGAAAGCGCAGGAGCTATGGCTGAAGGTGATCTGGCTCAGGCTGCCCGGATTCTGCATGCCTCACCGGTCAAGTCCCAGGATGAGATCGGAACGGCTTACCAGGCCATGATCCAAATGTCGGGTGACTTGAATGCAAGAGTGAAGGGAATGGTGTCCCATGTGTCCGCCGCTTCGGATTATCTTTATAGCACCTCAGAGACATTCACCAGGAATGCCGATGATGTCCTGCAGATTAGCGAGACAGTAAACGGCAAAATTGCAGATATCTACGCCGGTGCGAGTACGCAGACAGAGGGCGCTCAGAGTAGCGCCATAGCCATGGAGGAAATGGCACAGGGCATTTCACGGATTTCGGCCTCCTCCGCTTTTGTCTCCGAATCCTCGGTGAATGCACTGGATTTAGTGAACTCCTCACAAGCAGCCATGACTGAAATGAACAGGCAGATGAAATCCATCGCCGAATCTACAGGTCAGACCCTGGATATCACTGTCCTGCTGCAAGGTTATGCGGCGGAAATCGAAGGGGCACTGGCTGCGATCAGGCAATTTGCCGATCAGACCAAGCTTCTGGCACTGAATGCATCCATTGAAGCTGCACGGGCGGGCGAACACGGACGGGGTTTTACCGTTGTTGCCGGTGAGGTGCGCAAGCTGGCAGAAGGTTCGGCTGCTTCGGTGGAGCGCGTCGCGGATCTGCTAATACATATAGGCACAGCCTCGTCAAATATCGGGTCGCAGATGTCAGACGCCTCCAGGGAAGTGGCAGAAGGGGTGCGGATGTCCTCCGCGGCAGAGGAAGCGCTGCTTCATGTCTCCAATGCTTTTCGTGAGGTAGCTGAACAGATCATGGAAGTATCCGCAACAGCAGAACAGCTGTCCGCAGGTTCGGAAGAAGTAGCGGCAACTGTGGGCAGCATGGCTACTATTGCCGGAGATGTATCGGAACAGACGCGCCAGATCCGTGAACTGACTGATCTTCAACTGGAGAAAGTCAAAGAGGTCTATGAGGCTTCGATGGTCATCAGTGCGAATACGGGCGATATGCGGGAAGCTATCCGGCAGGTGAAGGTCTAGCCGGACGGCTTCGCCGGAAATCCACAAAAAATAGTATCAAACGGCTGCAGATCCTTTAAGAGGGACATGCAGCCGTTTTTGCGTATACATAGGATAGGGTTCAAGTAGACATTTTTCAGCTTTTGTGATAAAAATGCAGTACAATTGAACCGGTGTAAGCTGCATCATTTGCATGCATACTATTATGATGAATTTAAGAAGGGTGCTCCTGGATGACAAATGGTACCAAGAATCCTAAAGTTGAGTTTTTTTTCAGAAAAGCCGATAAGTGGAGTGAAGAATTTGCGAAGCTGAGATTGATTATGCTTGAGTGTCAGCTGACCGAAGAACTGAAGTGGGGTGTACCTTGCTACACCTTTCAGAATGGAAACATTCTGTTAATTCATGGATTTAAGGAATATTGTGCGGTTCTATTTGTTAAAGGGGCTTTGCTGCGCGATGTCCACGGGATTCTAACTCAGCAAACGAAGAATGTACAGGCATCTCGTCAGCTCCGGTTCACGAGTATTACAGAAATAACGGAGCTGGAGCCCCTGTTGAAAGACTATATTTATGAAGCAATAGAAGTGGAAACAGCCGGCCTGAAAGTAGAGTTTAAGAGTACAGAATCCGACATCCCTGAAGAACTTCAGTCTAGGTTTGCTGAACTCCCTGGCTTGAAGGCTGCTTTTGAAGCATTAACACCCGGCCGGCAACGGGCATATATTCTTTATTTCTCAGCCCCTAAGCAATCGAAAACGCGGGCAGCACGAGTCGAAAAATATACACACCATATTCTGGACGGCAAAGGTTTAAACGATTAAATCGTCTTGGGGGGATTCAGTTGGTTTCTCGCATGATTTACCGGGGAATTTGGAACGAAGGGCAGCAGGCCGAAGGTCTGAGCGCCTTAAAAGAAGATATCGGAGTTAGACGGCTAGTACAGGAAGGTGTCCTTATGACGGCTGCAGCAT of the Paenibacillus pedocola genome contains:
- a CDS encoding LacI family DNA-binding transcriptional regulator — its product is MVKKRITSHDVAKLAGVSRSVVSAVLNNTPGIGVSAETRETVLAAIRELNYHVDAQARSMKTGRSMTLAAYGDTRHPLFMRLLEGMQQECEASGYHILLCSPGQRNSGDARNELLDLYHQRKIDGIVTLDDTSYRNRDWAHKVKEAGVPYVSVEGYDGTEGIYSILADYRGSVGMALDYMLPGDSAGTNAPVYAEVFHSSAGSRVIWAEKNRRDAYTDWCNLHGMKPSVSRHEEREGQVEWQEWLSQLGEGGGELPPVLVNWSSAVPDLYRAAHRLDLRIGKDLRIMAADNTIQGHRLSLPSLSCVEIPYVGMGQEAVRCVLKQIGQGPGTPGKLWLPALLRPGESA
- a CDS encoding alpha-mannosidase, which encodes MFWTEEKLAARIAELAEYRYRETFQLEDWLAAEDKDGVNGMYPPVLADGKTMRLGAYWSGRDVYLWLHKSVKIPAEWQGRRIAGRFDFGRTGGGNNSGFEALLFVDGQPYQGVDSNHQEVFLETDAAGRTLDFTFRLWSGLEGGGKPVLQEHRIKQAELAYLDEAADNLYYTGRAALGVCKQLTESQPEKQELLMALGRAFNLLDWSKPGSEVFYSSVTDADDLLAAQLAGMRREHPVTVTAIGHTHIDVAWLWRLTHTREKAARSFSTVLRLMKQFPEYIFLQTQPQLYEYIKRDYPELYTQIAERVEEGRWEAGGAMWLEADCNLTSGESLVRQILYGTKFFREEFGAECKYLWLPDVFGYSWALPQILRKSGIDTFMTTKISWNQYNRMPHDTFTWRGIDGSEVLTHFITTPEGPDSSAWYYTYNGLIEPFSVQGIWDQYRDKNLNRELLLSYGYGDGGGGVNREMLEMRRRLERLPGIPTLKTGRADEYFERLNETVKNTDQYVHTWDGELYLEYHRGTYTSQAYNKRMNRKLELLYREAEWLQVMLAAESGSFQHYPAEELLEGWKIILRNQFHDIIPGSSIREVYEDSRLEYMEAEKIGTQAADDAAAALISSSGTARETDYTVFNGAFFNRAGLLTLTCTDPQDREWRAADGHVLRSQRQNCEWLIEIPALPMMGTAVITSVAAASVETETPFTWENSRLTTPFYLLEWNSSGQLERIYDRAASREVLAAGECGNVLQVFEDKPKMYDAWDIDLYYQEKQREITDLLAIELTENGPLAAVLQLKWKYLDSCIIQKVKVYAVSRRIDFETTVDWHEQHQLLKVAFPVAVRATEATYDIQFGNVKRPTHWNTSWDYARFESVGHQWADLSERGYGVSLLNDCKYGYDIKDHVMRLSLIKSATEPDWQADQGEHQFTYALLPHIGDWAAGQTAQEAWALNNPLRAVQGAYSAGAGKSLIRTDAPGIAIDAVKLAEQGDGFIVRLHEYTGSRSTVLLGSDYAVHSWQPCDLMERPLEEAVVGRELTHEFKPYEISTFLVKLIE
- a CDS encoding ROK family protein, whose product is MITHSTPSIKKQVYDRISYLGTVSKADLLQHFALASSSMTRLLEEMTSQGLIIASGLGSSTGGRKPVLFQTRPKYRYLLGLEISRIYSKLGLYDLHLNTLSVIRWEMDAQMTPEHLADYVEAAAADFLAKEGISADQVLGIGIGAVGPLDRKQGVILEPEFFPSPHWKNVPICDMLTARLGIPAKLDNGANTALIGEHWALRNDNIEHALYVHAGINIRSAMMSGGKLIRGAVDTEGAVGQMIIQTGGPRLRGKGNYGALEAFVSVPSLVDRVRAQLKAGRSSLLSPFSPDRVNFATLVDALSRGDLLVKEQFTETARYLGIGLANLINTFHPEYVILGGPLVSADPLVFNIALETAKSNIYHYPEYSPVFSHGMLTDEAVATGAAIMVLHEWEGNE
- a CDS encoding methyl-accepting chemotaxis protein, whose product is MIAFIRKRLIARILIVMTAVILCIAAGNIAIQWVNTGAAVKGTISSYNMNIASHYVSQIDVGRYSEFLADPQETDLYWSLRNELDQFRESIGARFVYFVRIDEAGQPLLMIDGRPEGDSLASPINESTDMPADAVKAVLAGENASSPLIKNPEYGDYISAFVPMKDAQGTMVGVLGIDTDVAVLSTLTREVLLQSLPLYGMILTVSIAALAIMGWFVTRSLRPLRTITESAGAMAEGDLAQAARILHASPVKSQDEIGTAYQAMIQMSGDLNARVKGMVSHVSAASDYLYSTSETFTRNADDVLQISETVNGKIADIYAGASTQTEGAQSSAIAMEEMAQGISRISASSAFVSESSVNALDLVNSSQAAMTEMNRQMKSIAESTGQTLDITVLLQGYAAEIEGALAAIRQFADQTKLLALNASIEAARAGEHGRGFTVVAGEVRKLAEGSAASVERVADLLIHIGTASSNIGSQMSDASREVAEGVRMSSAAEEALLHVSNAFREVAEQIMEVSATAEQLSAGSEEVAATVGSMATIAGDVSEQTRQIRELTDLQLEKVKEVYEASMVISANTGDMREAIRQVKV
- a CDS encoding YdeI/OmpD-associated family protein; the encoded protein is MTNGTKNPKVEFFFRKADKWSEEFAKLRLIMLECQLTEELKWGVPCYTFQNGNILLIHGFKEYCAVLFVKGALLRDVHGILTQQTKNVQASRQLRFTSITEITELEPLLKDYIYEAIEVETAGLKVEFKSTESDIPEELQSRFAELPGLKAAFEALTPGRQRAYILYFSAPKQSKTRAARVEKYTHHILDGKGLND